One part of the Rutidosis leptorrhynchoides isolate AG116_Rl617_1_P2 chromosome 1, CSIRO_AGI_Rlap_v1, whole genome shotgun sequence genome encodes these proteins:
- the LOC139877162 gene encoding condensin-1 complex subunit CAP-D2, with the protein MSATFVFPKTLISLEQEDFDQNSGHLSVQNPTSISSLRPSDLEEFVKGVSFDLSDKELFCVEEQDVFDRIYSLIKGFNDLTPGCKFNIVESLRSNFSVLVPNIDSLFRVPNSPVNNGCEDDNGDGMLDRVNSHRNAFKIYTFFLIHVVISQESNSVSSNTTKVLPSGRKKHPASSWNWEAQRGRILNAIANSLEINLSLLFGSSDPDENYLSFVVRNSLSMFESATVLKDAEAKEALCRVIGTCATKYHFLAQSCASILHLLHKHDFAVIHLADAAAWAEKKYADGSLAISLVREIGRTNPKDYVKDTVGAENIGRFLVEIADRLPKLISTNIGLLVPHFGGESYKIRNALVGVLGKLVAKAFNDIEGEVSSKSIRLRAKQAMLEILLERARDVSAYTRSRVLQVWVELCEEHCLSIGLWNEVAVVAAGRLEDKSAIVRKYALNLLIMMLQHNPFGPQLRVSSFEATLKQYTKKLNELEPRASSESVLDRDTGNEDDDDDGLVEDKDEVSKEQIDSLSDSCVPNEDEQSTQIDSSVPDVGNLEQTRSLIASLEAGLRFSQSISDTMPTLVQLMASSSASDVENTILLLMRCKQFQIDGSEACLRKMLPLVFSQDKSIFEAVENAFVTIYITKSPIETAKNLITLATDSNIGDLAALEFIVGALVSKGDISASAISALWDYFCFNVNGTSAERSRGALSILCMAAKSSSDVLSSHLQDIIDIGFGRWAKVEPLLARTACIALQRLSPDDQKTLLTNHGTRVFGVLDSLITGTWLPEHIWYAAADKAISTIYAIHPSPETLAANLVKKSHNSVIGVELLNDADGGGSNVITTVQVTKLSRFLYVISHVAMNQLVYIESCVRKIQKEKAKKEKMAAEGHNAGDNGGKPPTEPKDDINAELGVAASEDALLDILSERAEKEIVSGASTEKNLIGHCSSFLSKLCRNFSLMQKYPELQASGMLALCKLMIIDANFCEANLQILFTVVESAPSETVRSNCTIALGDLAVRFPNLLEPWTENMYSRLHDPSVSVRKNAVLVLSHLILNDMMKVKGHINEMAMRLEDEDERISNLAKLFFNELSKKGNNPIYNLLPDILGKLSNQDLKRESFFNIMQFLIGSIKKDKQMEALVEKLCYRFNGVTDARQWENISYCLSQLSFTDKGIKKLVELFKVYEHVLSNEDVMEHFRSIINKGKKFAKPELKTCIEEFEDKVSKYHIDKKEQELTARNAAIHQQKADAIKNMTLDANIEDESAESEDAEGLSDGEVMDPTMEENSVDPSNENESKPVDSEKSNVSSNENASEPVDNEECSHASSQVIQSEPCDDEVQSPLVIPKGTARHRAKKISNASEKADSNAGHVSSMRVTRSRRR; encoded by the exons atgtctgcaacCTTCGTGttccccaaaaccctaatttccctCGAACAAGAAGACTTCGACCAAAATTCCGGTCATCTCTCCGTTCAAAACCCTACCTCCATCTCCTCTCTCCGTCCTTCAGATCTCGAAGAATTCGTAAAAG GTGTATCATTTGATTTATCTGATAAGGAGTTGTTCTGTGTCGAAGAACAAGACGTATTCGATCGGATCTACTCGTTAATTAAGGGTTTCAACGACCTAACTCCTGGTTGTAAGTTTAATATAGTTGAGAGTCttaggtcaaactttagtgtttTGGTTCCCAATATCGATTCACTTTTTAGGGTTCCGAATTCGCCTGTTAACAATGGATGTGAAGACGATAATGGTGACGGAATGCTCGATCGAGTCAATTCGCATCGGAATGCGTTTAAGATATATACGTTTTTTCTTATACATGTGGTTATATCTCAGGAATCAAACAGTGTTTCTAGCAACACTACCAAA GTGCTGCCAAGTGGCCGGAAAAAACATCCTGCCAGTTCATGGAATTGGGAGGCCCAGAGGGGCCGTATACTAAACGCGATTGCAAATTCCCTGGAGATCAACCTCTCATTGCTGTTCGGATCTTCAGATCCAGATGAAAATTACTTGTCTTTTGTAGTGAG AAATTCATTATCTATGTTCGAGAGTGCAACAGTGTTGAAGGATGCTGAGGCAAAGGAAGCTTTATGTCGTGTCATTGGAACTTGTGCAACCAAATACCACTTTTTGGCACAATCTTGTGCATCAATCCTGCActtacttcataaacatgattttgcTGTTATACACTTGGCTGATGCTGCTGCTTGGGCCGAAAAAAAGTATGCTGATGGAAGCCTGGCTATATCTCTCGTTAGAGAAATCGGGAGAACTAATCCAAAAGATTATGTAAAAGACACTGTTGGAGCTGAAAATATTGGGAGGTTTCTTGTAGAGATTGCTGATCGTTTGCCTAAGTTAATTTCAACCAACATTGGTTTATTGGTTCCACATTTTGGTGGGGAGTCATACAAGATAAGGAATGCTCTTGTTGGTGTATTGGGTAAGCTGGTAGCAAAAGCATTTAATGATATTGAAGGTGAAGTAAGTTCAAAGTCTATTCGGCTTCGGGCCAAACAGGCGATGTTGGAAATCTTGTTAGAACGTGCTAGGGATGTTTCAGCCTATACTAGAAGTCGGGTATTACAGGTATGGGTTGAACTGTGTGAAGAACATTGTTTATCGATTGGTTTATGGAATGAAGTTGCTGTAGTAGCTGCTGGGAGATTGGAAGATAAGAGTGCTATAGTTAGAAAATATGCACTGAATCTACTTATTATGATGTTGCAACACAACCCATTTGGACCACAATTGCGCGTGTCTTCATTTGAGGCAACCCTAAAACAGTACACAAAGAAGCTAAATGAACTTGAACCTCGTGCTTCATCTGAAAGTGTTTTGGATAGAGATActggtaatgaagatgatgatgatgatggtttagtTGAAGACAAGGATGAAGTTTCTAAAGAGCAGATTGATAGTTTGTCAGACAGTTGTGTGCCTAATGAAGATGAACAAAGCACTCAAATAGATAGTTCAGTACCCGATGTTGGGAATTTGGAACAAACTAGAAGTTTGATTGCATCACTTGAGGCGGGATTGCGTTTTTCTCAATCTATATCTGACACAATGCCAACCCTTGTCCAATTAATGGCTTCGTCATCAGCATCTGATGTTGAAAACACAATTTTATTGCTAATGAGGTGCAAACAGTTTCAGATTGATGGTTCAGAAGCTTGCCTGAGAAAGATGTTGCCACTG GTATTTTCTCAAGACAAATCTATTTTTGAGGCTGTGGAGAATGCATTTGTTACAATTTACATTACGAAGAGCCCAATTGAAACTGCTAAGAATCTGATAACTCTTGCCACTGATTCAAACATTGGAGACCTTGCAGCATTGGAGTTCATTGTTGGAGCACTGGTGTCTAAAGGGGATATCTCTGCTAGTGCG ATCTCAGCATTATGGGATTACTTCTGCTTCAACGTTAATGGAACTAGTGCAGAACGTAGTCGTGGTGCTCTATCTATACTGTGTATGGCTGCAAAATCATCATCTGATGTTCTTAGCTCTCATCTACAAGACATCATAGATATTGGTTTTGGTCGTTGGGCAAAGGTTGAACCTTTGCTTGCAAGAACAGCTTGTATAGCACTTCAAAGGTTGTCTCCTGATGACCAAAAAACTCTGTTGACTAATCATGGGACCAGGGTATTTGGTGTTTTAGACAGTTTGATTACTGGAACATGGCTTCCTGAACATATATGGTATGCTGCTGCTGATAAAGCAATCAGTACAatatatgctatacatccttcccCAGAAACCCTAGCAGCTAATTTGGTAAAAAAATCTCATAATTCTGTTATTGGAGTTGAGTTGCTGAATGATGCTGATGGTGGAGGCTCAAATGTCATTACCACAGTTCAAGTTACTAAACTAAGTAGATTCCTATATGTTATAAGCCATGTTGCCATGAATCAACTGGTGTATATTGAATCTTGTGTAAGGAAGATCCAAAAGGAGAAAGCAAAGAAAGAAAAAATGGCTGCAGAAGGCCACAATGCTGGCGATAATGGTGGTAAACCTCCTACTGAACCCAAG GATGATATAAATGCGGAATTAGGTGTTGCTGCATCGGAAGATGCATTGCTTGACATCTTATCTGAAAGGGCAGAGAAAGAAATTGTTTCTGGTGCTTCTACTGAAAAAAACTTGATCGGACATTGTTCATCATTTCTGTCAAAGTTGTGTAGAAACTTCAGTTTGATGCAGaag TATCCTGAATTACAGGCATCTGGGATGCTTGCCTTATGCAAATTGATGATTATCGATGCTAACTTTTG CGAAGCAAATCTCCAGATTCTATTCACTGTTGTGGAGAGTGCACCATCAGAAACTGTTCGCTCCAACTGTACAATTGCTCTTGGTGACCTGGCAGTTCGGTTTCCGAATCTTTTGGAACCATGGACTGAAAATATGTACTCAAGGCTGCACGATCCTTCAGTTTCTGTTAGGAAGAATGCTGTTTTAGTTCTCTCTCATCTCATTCTCAATGACATGATGAAG GTAAAAGGCCATATAAATGAGATGGCAATGCGACTAGAAGATGAAGATGAAAGGATTTCGAATCTGGCAAAACTATTTTTCAATGAGTTGTCAAAGAAAG GGAATAATCCTATATATAATTTATTGCCGGATATCCTTGGCAAGCTATCAAACCAGGACTTGAAAAGAGAATCCTTTTTCAACATTATGCAGTTCTTGATCGGTTCAATCAAGAAG GACAAGCAAATGGAAGCTCTTGTTGAAAAGTTATGCTATAGATTTAATGGTGTCACAG ATGCTAGACAGTGGGAAAACATATCATATTGTCTTTCACAGCTATCTTTTACTGACAAAGGCATTAAGAAGTTGGTGGAATTATTTAAAGTCTATGAGCATGTTTTATCCAATGAAGATGTGATGGAGCATTTTAGAAGCATAATAAACAAG GGTAAGAAGTTTGCCAAACCAGAACTGAAGACGTGCATTGAAGAGTTTGAGGACAAGGTTAGCAAGTATCACATCGATAAGAAGGAACAAGAACTTACAGCAAGAAATGCAGCTATTCATCAACAAAAAGCTGATGCCATCAAAAACATGACCTTGGATGCGAATATCGAAGACGAAAGTGCCGAATCTGAAGATGCCGAAGGTTTGT CAGATGGTGAGGTCATGGATCCTACGATGGAAGAAAATTCTGTTGATCCTAGTAATGAAAATGAGTCAAAGCCTGTTGACTCGGAGAAGTCTAATGTTTCTAGTAATGAAAATGCTTCAGAACCAGTTGACAATGAAGAATGTTCACATGCATCTAGTCAAGTGATTCAGTCAGAACCATGTGATGATGAGGTCCAATCTCCCTTAGTTATCCCTAAAG GAACTGCAAGGCATAGAGCCAAGAAAATCAGCAATGCTTCTGAGAAGGCTGATTCTAATGCCGGACATGTTTCCAGCATGAGAGTTACAAGGTCTAGAAGAAG GTAG